Within the Setaria viridis chromosome 3, Setaria_viridis_v4.0, whole genome shotgun sequence genome, the region TTCATCATCAGCTTCAGTAAATCCACTTGATTTCAATGTTGATTCAGTAACTGGCTTGTTGGATGCCATCCCATCATTCTCTAAGACTATGGGCCTGAAATATAAATACAAGCTCAGTTACACAAAAATACAGATAATTTTTAGTATGCTATCGCCTACACAAGATTTCCCTTGATACAAATTTTTAGTTTGGTAAAGAAGATCCAAAAGACTTTATAGAACAGCAGCACTATCATCCGCCCGGGGGGcaagattaagagtactcccaAAAGGCCTTGAAAACTCTCTGCCATTTTAACCAGACCTTGTAAGGACAACAAAACATTGCAATTATTTCTATTATGCACGCTGATTTATCACTACCACTACAGAACTATAAAATCATCTTTGACTGAACCGGAAACATATACACTTTAAATGTGAATTTGTCTGCATGAAGGTAATGATTTGCGGGAGACACCAAGTTTCAAAGGTGAACTCTTTGCAATGATCTGCACCCTGCATCACCCTTGATCAAAGTTGCCTGGCTCAAATATTCACCCTCACAAATCCCTCCACGCAAACAGAGTAGTAGCAAGCAAAATCGAGATGGTTATGGAGTCAGGAGAGGAGACAGTACGTACGAAGTGATAATCGCGTCTGTCGGATGTCCAGCAACCCGATGGACCACCACTGTAGAATTTTGAGGAATCAAGGTATTCTCATCAACGTACTCTGCATCCACAAGCAAACATCATGGAAAGCAAGCATAAGACCATGGTAGCAGATGAGCACACTGAACTAACTGTAATTCACCAAACAAAATTATAAAACTACCTAGCATCCCAAGAAGCTGAATCATGAAACTCTAATGCGAACAGATCAAGATTACAGTGGTTGTAAGACATGTACAGCAAATTCCCCTCTTGGAAACGCAGAGAACACCTCGGCATCGAACAGAAATGGATGCCCGGCCGGCCCCCAATTCGCGACACGACCCGATCAAGAAAACCCCATCCTCCTCTACATTGATTCTATACAACACGATCACTCCCGTACGTGTTGGCCGCTCGAATCGGGACGAGAAGATCGCACGCACCTTCCCCGGTGCGGGGGTCGCAGAGCGCGATGCCGTCCCGCGGGCCGCGGCCCCGTGTCCGGCCGGTCCCGTGCCGCCCCGTGGCCGCGATCAGCCGCTTGAGCTCGGCGACGGAGGCGAAGGCGCCGGGAATCGGCAAGGAGAAGGTCTGCACCCCGCTCCGGTACCGGTAGTGCACCACCCCCATGCTGGCCCGCCGGAGCTCACCCCTCGCCGGCTGGGAGGAGCGGCGCCGAACCCTAGCGGGTAGCCCGCCCGCGGTGCCGGGGAGTGAAATGCGgcgtcggaggaggcggcgaggggtGTGGTGGGATTTGGAGGGAGCGAGTCGGTGGTGGCTTCCCCCCGGGAAGGCTGCGGGGAGGGGAACCGCGTGAAGCGGAGCCGGTTCGCGCCGCCGCGTCACCTCGTGTTCGCTCTGGTGGTGCCGGAGACTGTGTTGGGCCGCTAGGCTGTAGAATGTATACTGGGCCTTGAGGCCCATGAACTTTCTCCTCTCACTGCTGCTTGCTGCTGGCTGGATCGATCGACAAAACAATATGGTGTGTGGTGGGCTTTGGGGCCCGTAACTCTGCGAcccctccttttcttcctaAACCAACAATTATTATTTTCTTCCTAAACCAACAATTATTATACTTGTATAAGAATTTTTACACCAGATCATACAATTTTATTATCATTTAATTCGTCCGGATTTTAATACGAGTTCAAAAAATCGTATTTTAAAACTCTATCATATGATGTCGATTTCAATTATCACAATATGGTGTTCATACAAAAAGAAAATGTGAGAGtaactatttttttaagaaaaaaagacaTGTTACCTAAGGTTTACATATAAAATATACTTTAGGCCAAACCCATGGGCCAGGGCCATGGCggcgtcctcctcttcctccgggACGGCCGGCTGTCCGACGAGGGGGCGACGGCGATGGCATCGGGTTCCTGTCTCCGTCGTAACAGAAAACAAGTTCCCAACTTTGGGCGAGGTGCCTTGTGTCCGTCGTAACAGAAAACAAGTTTGTTACCTTTCTGAATTCACATTATAATTCTGATTCCCTACATCTAGACAAACACGAGGACTCATGTGTCTTCACAATTCAAGAGGATAATTCATATTCTCATATCCCAACTTTACTTTCCTGAAAATTTGATCTTGGTGGGAGCTGGGGGCCTATCTGTCGATTACAACGATCTTCTGAACAAACGAAACGAATACGAAAGGGAGAACATCTCCTCATGCAGAGTTCCCTGTACCGGCAAATATTCAGTTGCACTGGACAGTGCGTGGAGTAGTGGCCATTATTGTTCTTTCAATCTTTGCAGTGGCCAACTTGATATACTACCACAGTGCATTTGTTGATGTGTCTCGATGAGATGATCAAGCTGCCGGCGAACAAGCTGGAGAACCGAAAGGAGATTATTGCCTAATACTACATGCTAAACAGAAAATGGACGAGAgaattaaaaaagaagaagaagaagaagaagaagaagaagaagaagaagaagaagaagaagaagaagaagaagaagaagaagaagaggaagtccAAAAGCGCCGGGCACTCGCTTTTCATGACAAGGAGACGCCCAATACAAAAACGGGGTGATTGGACCCTAGTTCATGCCGAATCACAAGCGGCATCTAGCTCTGATGGATTCTCTGACTCTTGTCTGATGATATGGCCACCGTGATGGCGATCGATGCATGATTAGGCGCGCTCACATCATGATCATTCTTAATAATTGCTGACTGATGATGATCACATGCATCATGCTGGATCCCCATAGACCTCGTCGTCAGCCATCTGGACATAAAGCTCGCTCTTGGCCGTTTCCGGCGAGCGGCAGTGGCGGATCGTGGCGCCTAGATCCTCCAGACCGCAGTGGGAGTCGTGTGCACTAGTATATGAGCTCGTCGACAGAGCAGGAGCAGTGAAGCCATGCAAGTGCACCAGTTGGCTACTTGACGGCTTGTTTATCGACCGCTTCTACCTAGTAGATAGGCTTACTTGTCTGTTGCGTGGCCATGCTCGAGAGCTGAGAGCTCGCAGCATCTATCTTGTATATGCGTCTGCCTAACTTGCACTCTTGGTTTGCAGCTTTTAATTTGTTTATTATCAGGATGACAGGAGATGAACTGCTCCCACTAACAGAGACAGCAGGGTCCCAGCAAAAATCCGGCAGAGGCCCAAGCACATGACACATATCTAGATAATCTATTGACACATGCCTGCATATCTTCTCCAAGTTAATTATGCCTTGTCAGCACCACATACGTacatacgtacgtacgtacatacatacatacatatgtaCATACGTACGTACATACATGCCGTTTAATTAGCTGCTAGGCTCAAACCATTGTgatttagtcatttgcaaatgcACCACTATTCTTCAGAATTGGCCGAGCGACGGCCAATGAGAAATTTGTCAGGCTGCGGAACGAGGACCATctgagcaaaaagaaaaggcagcTAGCGTCCATCAACAAAAAAGCCATTTGTACACAGACAAAAATGAAGCTGAACCACTGACTGAAAACACCATATATGGactcaaaaaaagaaagaaagaaaaatacaagGAAATCGAGACATTGTTGACGTTTCGTCCGCAAGCTAGAGCAGCATATGCCGACCACGAGAAACGTATCTGCAGATCTGCGCAGGACCAGTACTGAAATAACCCATATGGCTGCAAGCTTGCAGATTATATATGCATGTCTCGATCCATTTACTACTACTGCCTGCTGCTATATAGTTactgtctatatatatatagacacacacatACGATTATACGATGTAGTTCTGTATTTCTTTGAACTGATTGTGTTGTCTGATAATTACTCCTAGCAAAGCTTAAACCGGTGTCATCGCCATTTACGATGTGCAACCATTCGTGAAACTGACAAGCTAATTAAACTTGGCGGCTGGATCGGAGAGCACGCCGTCTCTGCGAAGAAACTAAAACACAAGAAAATTCATTCGTGTCCTCCAAGAGAATGGCCAACTTTCGAGGACCGCACCAACAAAATCTCTGTCCCTCGACAAAAGTACAACGATGAAAGCATCGACACGTAGCTCTCTCCAGCGGTCCTCGGACGGTAAAACTAAGAGATGATCTAGCTAGTATCACAGTAAAAAATCGATGTGATCGAGCTGCGCCACACATAGCCATCAGCCCATCACTCCTTGGCGTTTGCTCAGGAAGCAAAGCAAGGGTGGCCACGAGAAGCGTATCTCTCTACCTCCGAAACATGCATGTGCTGGGAAGGGAATGCATGTCTGCTTCGAGATCGACGACGTGGCGGAGCCCATGGCCGCCCGTCGATCGATCGCCGTCCTTGTGGATCGGACGACAGGGAGACAAAACAACGGAGGAGCCATCGACGCCGGTGGAAGAGGACACGCTGGACAGCGAGGCAACCAAAGCACTGGTGAAACGCATATCCGGCCGGCGCTGGGAGAATGCACGCATGGGTGGTGAACAGTAACATTGCCGCCGGCGACGTGGTTGAACCTGCGGCCGGTCGCCTTCCTTGTGGACGAGAAGCATATGCGAGCAGCTGATCGGAGGAGGACGCCAAACAGCGATCAAACCAAAGGGTTAATTGACACGATCGGAGCAGTTAATTGGCTGCTGGCGACCAGATAGCTACTACTAAGTGATAAGATCAAGTGATGGATGGAAAAGACCGGGAAAATAATCCGCATTTTATTGTCTAATTTTGATTATTCTGTTCGGCTGTTGATTAATAATCCTTTTCTTCCATGATCTCTCTAAGATGATCCTCGTCCATGGCAAACCTAAGGTACGTAGCTGGATCATAtgcaataatatatataatGTGCTTCTTACGAGGGTAAGATTGTCCACCCAatcaaaaagggaaaaaaatgaaatatataATCAAAAGATATGTAGCTTGATGTAATTGTTTGAGATGAAAAAAACCTTccatttttttggaaaaaaaatcaagaattAGCTAGATGGCATTTGGGTCGTTGTTGTCAAGTGAGTTCACAGTactttctctgttttttttacacGTCACATTTGCTTCGCTCTAAGTCCAACTTGTCAAGTTTATtgaaaaatataataacatGTACAATACTaatacaatatatatatatatatgacagTACATGTGTTTGGTAGTATAGTTGTTGTTGTATGTTTTGTTTTACAAATTTGGGTAATTTTAAATTATTAGGATAAATTAAACGTGATAAGTAAAAAAAAGGAGGAAGTAATTACTCCAACGGCAACTAAAAGGCGGCATTATATTTTAACAGCAGATACAATGTTGACGTTATCATCAGGCGCCACGCAACGTAGTAGTGTTTGTAAAATGGCATGTCCACATCACTTTGCTACACCAGTGGAGTATACTTTGGTACTAGCTAGTCCAGTACTAGATCACCACTGCCAGCATTATATTATATAATTAAACAATGGCATGCCGAGGGATCTTGGGCATCAACGATTCTACTAGCGATCGCGACATGGCGCACTGGCGCTAAGCACTTGTACTAATCTCCTTTCTTTATATAGTATCTTTACTATAATAATCCTTGTTAATCAGCAGCATCCATACGACTAAGGCTAAttccagtgggagtttcatagaggtttcatgcacattaaatacggtaaCACATCATCCATACGACATGGCATgctagttatgaagtgagagagaaggagtttcatcaggatgaaactgtgtatacactgtttccaagactatgaaacctattgaaacttgcattgggggctatagagtttcatttcatctaaccatatccaatcacatgcctcacaattacaTATCATGGGCATCATataaaatcgtgaaatgaaactgtgcactgggactccctgttttattcatgagaatacacctcatgggatgatgtggcatccttggaaacagtgcaatgaaatcttgcactgggactagcctaacGGAGAGATGGATCATCAGGCGCGCGCAGTTATCGATGCGAGATTTCACGTGTTAATTGGACCGTATATCTCCGCTTggagatgtataataatatgtaTATTAATTAATTTTTATACAATATGCAGCGGCGCACTGTCTGCTTCACACGGCGCACTTTCATGTGCTATGTGCTTCTAGCTCGATCTGTGTTCTTCTCAGGGTACCTAAGTAATTAAACTGCTACCGATTAGACTAATCCTAATGTTTCTATGCCACGTCAGTAATGACTTGGCAATGTTTTTATGAAGAGAGGGAGGATAGGGTTTCATGAAATGAGAGATGAGTTTCGTGAAATGAAACACAGCGGGTATAGTTACCAAGTTTGTAGTTTTGgtaactgtgcaatgaaactgtgcattgaGACCGGCCTGAATACGTATTAATCAGGGACACGTGATCGTGCATATATGGCCAGTAATAAATAAGAACTTTTGATTCCCTTGAATTATCGGTTACTTTGTTGCGCTAGACATGAAGATGCATGTTACATGTGTTGCCATGGTCATCGCCATGCCACTAGCGTGTTTGGTGATTTGATCTGACAGGAAGCTCAGTACGAAATTAAACCACGTGGCACGTGATATTCTTTGCGGCTTGACATGAATAGCGCGTGCGCAGTTAATCTCTAGACTACTACATTTGGAGTCTTGCTCCGTTGTTAGGCTGTTAGCTCATCCAGTCAATATTCTCTCTTTGCAAAGGGAATCTCATTCCGGTCCTTATTTTCTTCTAAGATGCTTTAGTGTATTTTAACCATGGGTAGGTCTAGTGTCGTCATAGAAAACACGAAGCCCTGCTACTTGCATTGCTTTCTTTCAAATATATATGCTGTTCTTTGTTTGGcaatttctttttaaaaaatatgtttAATTAATAACGTAGAGCATATACGGGTACCATGTCAATAATGCAACTAAAGATGCGCTCTTATATCTTAGAGGGAGAGATTGTTTACAATACGCATTTCCTGGCATTCCAGAAGAGGTTACATGAGACAAAGCAGTTCGAACTATAAGTTATTAAGCACATCTGAAGAtggaaattaaaaaaagaaaagaacttgGCGCCAATGTGCAACAAATGTTACTCAAATTTAACACCGTCTCAGTGAGAAGAAGTTGACGTCAGAACTGAATCATCTATAAAAAAGCGATTTATGTATGATACGAAATTCCTTTTTGTTGCGAACAAACATCCTGGTTGAATTCAAAAGTAGCAACGCGGAGGCATGCAAACCAAGACCTGCCCACtacttttcttttgttttttttttcatctcgaGCCGACGGAGAGCCACTAGTCAagtgcagcagcagccgccactTGTGCGAGTGAACGAAGCAGGAAAAAGGAGGGTAAAAAGGACATGTGCACTTTCCAGTTCCGCCACCATTAATGGCCCGTGATGCGTCCACGTCCGCATCCAAATCAACGGACCAAACGGCTACCCCGTCCTCCCCCCTCCCCGGCCAGCCAGCCATTTAAAACCCAAGGAACCCGAGAGAGGCCGAGCCCACCCAACACCACGAGCACGGGCACCGCGCGCTCACGCACaacgcgcccctcccctcccctatCCCACCGAATCcatccaccccccccccccccccccccctcccaccgccgcccgatCCCTCCCCCCGCTCGCCGGAATGGCGGGCTCCTCCGCAGTCTGGGCCGCGCAACACGCCTCCTGCAggccccaccaccaccaaccgACGTCCCCGTCGCagcggccgcgggcgcgccTTGTCCCCCTTCCCCCGAGGCGGGGCGGAGCCTCCCTCGCGAGGCCGGGCgcgagcctcgccgccgccgccgccgccaccgcggcgcccGTTGTGAGGACCGTGTCTGAGGAGGCCGTCTACGAGGTCGTGCTGCGGCAGGCGGCGCTCGTGCAGGAGGGCAGCGGCAGGGTCGTtaaggagggggcggcggcgcggcgccggcagcgcccgcggtgggcggaggagaaggaggaggaggggatcgTCGGCTGGGGCCTCCTCGGCGACGCCTACGACCGCTGCGGCGAGGTCTGCGCCGAGTACGCCAAGACCTTCTACCTCGGTCAGTCACTCACTCCCCCCTGCCGCTGGCCCCGCCCAGTGCTAGTTCTTCTTCTCCAGTTGTTAATCGTTGTTAATTAGCAATCACTGTTAATTGTTGGCTGCATAGTACACTAGCACAGTCAGTAGCTAACTAGTAGTGGAGCCATTAGGTTCCATTTTCTACCCAGCGTATGCGATTCTGCAATGGTTTTTATAGTCTCATCTTTTGCCTGCCTAGTATCATATTCATAAGAGTGATCAGTAGTGCTGGAAACTTCTGAATAAAAGCTCTCAACATTCTACTTCCCTATATAATTATTAGGAAGATGCCCCCTCCTCACTGTCCCTACCCAATCCTACAACTCACATGAGGGAGGCTCCTCAGGTCTCGACAACTGTACATGTTCTACGATATTCAGAGAGCAGAATCCGCGCCGACCTCAGTAGGTAAGGAGATGGTGCACGTGGGTGCGGGGTGCCGCCGTCTTGGCCATCTATCTCAAGGGATTTATCAATCGAAACGGTTGTTGGCTTTTTTATTTTCGGCCGTAGAGATATGGTGGACTACTGGCAGCTGATGGATTTCTTGAATGAGGTCAGGGCTGGATTGGTTGGTGGGGTTTAAGTGATTGATCTGGAGGCGCATGGGCTTGATTTAATCCGTCTAGTTTTCTACTTTTTTTAAGCATATGGGATCTCTGACCTTCAAAGGGGTGGTTTTTCTATTGCGGTGAGCATATGGGTCTAGGAGTAGCCGTATCCTCATCATCAATATTCCGATTTGACATCATTTGTATTATGTAGCTTCTGGTGGCTCATGTTAGTTTGCCTCGGTTTACCTTTCAGGCACACAGCTTATGACTCCTGAAAGGCGCAAAGCAGTCTGGGCAATCTATGGTATGATTTACTAATTCCTGTCAGTTTTGGAAACTAACCTTGTTCTAGTTCTTGTTTCTGACATCATCGCTGTTTCTTACATGTTTCCGTGCCCTTCGATTTTGCAGTATGGTGCAGAAGAACTGATGAACTAGTGGATGGTCCTAACGCGTCCTACATCACACCGACTGCTCTTGATCGGTGGGAGAAGCGGTTAGAAGATCTCTTTGAAGGCCGCCCGTATGATATGTACGATGCAGCCCTCTCAGACACGGTGTCCAAGTTTCCGGTAGATATCCAGGTAAATCAGCCAACTGAATTTGCCACAACATGTCTTGGGAACCGTTAAAAGATACTGAATAGTAAAATTAGCAATTTACTGATGTTTCCCCAACATTGGGCCTATTCCAGCCATTCAAAGATATGATTGAAGGAATGAGGCTTGACTTGTGGAAGTCGAGGTACATGACCTTTGACGAGCTCTACCTCTACTGCTACTACGTCGCCGGCACAGTTGGCCTCATGACAGTTCCTGTGATGGGCATCGCCCCGGACTCAAAGGCCTCAACTGAGAGCGTGTACAATGCTGCGCTAGCTCTTGGCATCGCTAACCAGCTGACGAATATTCTCAGAGATGTAGGCGAAGAGTAAGTACCAACTTTATCCACCACTAAGTATATTATTGTATTTTGGATCAGTATCAGGGTTTGACATGGTACCCAATAATTTTTGTATCAAACACTTAAGCGGTATTATCTAGGGCCAAACGCAGTATTTAAAATGCAAGCAGGTGCACTGTATTTTGCTTTGTCTAATTGTCAGCAAGGAACATGTTAAGTTGTCGCTGTTCAGAATTATTTTTCTTCTGTTCTTGATTGTAAtgtagtttgtttgttgttgtgGATGGAATTTCAGTGCAAGGAGAGGGAGAATATACCTTCCACTGGACGAGCTTGCACAGGCAGGTCTGACAGAAGATGACATATTCAGAGGGAAAGTGACCGATAAGTGGAGGGGGTTCATGAAGGGCCAGATTAAACGTGCCAGGTTGTTCTTCGACGAGGCTGAGAAGGGCGTGGCCCATCTAGACTCTGCGAGCAGATGGCCGGTACGTGAACCTCGAAATTCTGCATTATCTATGCCTACAATCTGAACCTCCAGGAAAAACTGTTGTTTTTTAACAGGCTCTGAATAACTGAACCCTTTGCACAATTCTCCTCCTGCAGGTTCTCGCGTCTCTGTGGCTGTACAGGCAGATCCTCGACGCCATTGAGGCGAACGATTACAACAACTTCACCAAGCGTGCCTACGTAGGCAAGGCGAAGAAATTGATGTCGCTGCCGGTTGCATACGCAAGAGCAGCTGTTGCATCATGATCCGTCTGTATATCAGAtgttctatttttgttttccttttttctctcaggttctctttccttttttttttgctccttTCATTTTTGGGAGATTTGTTGGCTGCTGTATATAATCAGCTTCAGCTGCCTGCATGGCATAAGCCTGTCTGTCACACGCAGTTTTTAGTTCAGGGGACTCGTTTCAGGCCCCTCAATACTCAGCTAGCTCCTGTTACGACATGTAATGAAAAAAGAAAGGTTAGAATTCAAGAAGCATTCCTCTTGTTATGGATAACCTCAGAGacctttcaggtgatgttgttATGTTCTGGGTAAAATCAGACTGACTTAACCCTGCATTCTTTGAATGACGGGCGGTGTtagttttgcattttttttcaacaCGGTGTGGTTGGGTACATCAGACTGACTGAAGTTTTGCATTCTTGATGAAATGGGAAGGAATGAGATCCGCAACTGGTTGTGGTCTCTCATTTGGCGCCTTGTAGTGTAGCCGGATCTTGCTGCCTGTAGGATGCAGCGCCATACATGCCTGGTGGTCTGCCCTGCATCTGCTGGATTTTTACCTGTGGCGAGCCATGGGAGTGAGTGTGCACGCGCTGCAAGTGGCATATGAGACATTGCTGCACCTGTGTGGCTGGGAGAGAGGCCTCGTCGTGAGCCACATCCTGTGATACAGCAGGGTGAGGCACATCCTGCAAGTTTtcccttttttgtttttgttttgagGGCCATGGCGAAAGTTTCTGGGTACCCCATAAAAGTGTGGAAAAGAAGGAACGAACCCTGAAgacaggaagaaaaggaggaggaaaaaagAAAGTCTATTTGGGCTCTTTTAGACTAATTGGGCTTTTCTTGAACTTCAATACTAGAAcaaaagtttcttttttataaaaaaaagaacaaaagcaCCATGAAGCTTGAACTATAATGCCGTGCAAATTACCCTATAGGCTATATAGGCCATGCAAATTAGCTCGTTGCACTCCAATGTTCGCTGATATGGCGAGAGGGTCTCGGCACGTAGACCAGTTTTCGCTGAATGGCAAAATAATACGAAGGGAAAATAAACgataaaaaataaatgataaAGGTTGTGGTCGTGGCTGAAACAGCTCCGGTTGTAACCTCTCCGGtggagcagttttttttttaactccAGCTTGTCTGGTTAGAAAAATATTTGACAAAATAGCTCCTCCCCATTATTTCAAATAGATAAAATTGTGAAATGCCCACAATACCCTTCATTATTTTTTCTTccactttttcctttttctttcgcatttcttttttctcccttctttttctccctctttccttcgtctctttctttcctctttCCTCACCCCTGTTCTCTCCTTATCCACTCCCAGCGCCTCCGCCCCTAGACCGGCCCC harbors:
- the LOC117846802 gene encoding phytoene synthase 2, chloroplastic; the protein is MAGSSAVWAAQHASCRPHHHQPTSPSQRPRARLVPLPPRRGGASLARPGASLAAAAAATAAPVVRTVSEEAVYEVVLRQAALVQEGSGRVVKEGAAARRRQRPRWAEEKEEEGIVGWGLLGDAYDRCGEVCAEYAKTFYLGTQLMTPERRKAVWAIYVWCRRTDELVDGPNASYITPTALDRWEKRLEDLFEGRPYDMYDAALSDTVSKFPVDIQPFKDMIEGMRLDLWKSRYMTFDELYLYCYYVAGTVGLMTVPVMGIAPDSKASTESVYNAALALGIANQLTNILRDVGEDARRGRIYLPLDELAQAGLTEDDIFRGKVTDKWRGFMKGQIKRARLFFDEAEKGVAHLDSASRWPVLASLWLYRQILDAIEANDYNNFTKRAYVGKAKKLMSLPVAYARAAVAS